One part of the Magallana gigas chromosome 5, xbMagGiga1.1, whole genome shotgun sequence genome encodes these proteins:
- the LOC105348561 gene encoding uncharacterized protein encodes MQEINYPSIYIKSDILNRQDGVNQENLDYSYEGCNVCGENHDTECCPELGLLPAEIQSPATTKARLTLPQSMQAVDLPGQEVAVLTQGPISKNTHYGPFEAKKTTHEFSDDSLFLLKVIVKDSIISLDTTNENECNWLCLVRAATDATEQNLIAYQMGTSIFYTAVRDIEAGEELRVWYAAPYAKKIGKSITPDGVSRVMLNMEVIYPSIEDAPEGFSLEGTHENLTQGEGTPQETTLSLPDHEAGSQELVQAAQHVEMTDREQQTVIIHQEQQQSAPSSQAVVEDQESDVVTERTDLPKYGCQRCEQIFTTENDLAHHLMLHLSQTEEKRKRGRNFKNGSFDEDDKDPEDQLEVKEEVNEEDWAAIEEDDPSDPDFKGEENAAFTVYEVYKGRPRRSIRSKRKIDKDFLYLSNAKKTRKTAAEKRDENSSEETTPSESEERRVQNGKSGDGNVSNSNIDSQGQEVKVKRGRGRPRKKPIAVKSTNHIGSTSCANVQTNSMQGEKQTENAEDFDNENVSKTERKMKDDQSSDNHNDFATDNQSLLLTEQHRNDVQEQHGNDVQEQHGNDVQAQGDTDDGTHQINNEENAELLNEQQKQTTNVDLDASLQEGNDDSVAISNAETTQNTELGETAAEMIYPEKEVADISAVVNESITEGEEGVLESNEQISQGSTDQPLIEMDIAEEEETQTPLTEIDNQAIMSEMKRIKNLEKLRTKYKNLCKYCGKHFKNIHHLKLHLPMHTGKFSCRYCGFNFARKESMLKHDCKIKKVINLVEKDGSEVFQCILCDKEMENVKEAKDHFMFHKKEVRCLDCNQMFGRQQLLRDHICPKAPQKLIKCDICKHPFPSEKSLLRHLAMHTDIFKCPNCLKTFARKDSQLKHILVCCPEKAEEYKVYACSKCRKGFATKLGLDKHENLCEQEFCENCNKVFDSIEMLKKHQETCNQTKIYVKKDKVLFPCSICKKSFRNLSYLNRHKELHNDQLECSICKKVFKAENDLDDHFKFCSASKTISQKGFAPCDMCDQVFYSVKEYKEHYFTHTHPYYCKKCGKRFVKVGTLHTHQCLQDTSLVECHHCQQQFPGQVALKTHIRKEHRKSIQCKICQKNYITSKEFETHMCVDEFGNPTEFVADKDFSLPGEKPVCHMCGKEFTTTSNLNKHMKIHGEKNVECKYCGKMFHHEEYLKVHIDGVHEKKHKFQCEECGKFLTSKPGLTSHMKQFHSDEKIVYPCSECGKVFSQKGNRKMHMYSHMKEKLFKCEVCEKTFKYPEQLKKHKFIHMAGEKLKCDSCDKLFPKQVDLEKHMQTAHNGLMYVCNLCNARCAHKHTLLRHYKRKHPQYVEQTKQDSFVNSLAQKVDMGEDASMVTYTYVNESMGIPMETVTIEENALPQMAAQALKTLSGLTSDQQILTTTNLQGFSSADIINVPSIDGNFQIQNLVQDPNSSDDQQTVVILQIVNQENEQGMVSEEVEVIGNVVDLPEVKDAEHGQYVALT; translated from the exons ATGCAGGAAATCAATTACCCTTCCATATATATCAAAAGTGACAT attGAATAGACAAGATGGGGTAAATCAAGAGAACTTGGATTACTCATATGAAG GTTGTAATGTATGTggtgaaaatcatgacacaGAGTGCTGTCCAGAACTTGGACTTCTGCCCGCGGAAATCCAGAGTCCAGCTACAACCAA GGCCCGACTGACCCTGCCACAGTCCATGCAGGCAGTGGATTTACCGGGCCAGGAGGTAGCAGTGCTCACCCAGGGGCCTATCAGCAAGAATACACATTACGGCCCATTTGAGGCCAAGAAGACAACGCATGAATTCAGTGATGACTCTTTGTTCTTATTGAAG GTGATTGTCAAGGACTCCATCATCAGTTTGGATACAACCAATGAGAATGAGTGTAATTGGCTCTGCCTCGTCCGAGCTGCAACTGATGCAA CTGAACAAAACCTGATAGCATACCAGATGGGGACCAGTATATTCTACACCGCTGTCAGGGATATAGAAGCGGGAGAGGAGCTCAGAGTCTGGTACGCTGCTCCTTACGCGAAAAAAATCGGGAAAAGTATCACACCTGATGGAGTCAGCAGag TCATGCTAAACATGGAGGTGATATACCCCTCCATTGAAGATGCTCCTGAAGGCTTCTCTCTGGAAGGGACCCATGAAAATCTCACCCAGGGGGAGGGAACTCCTCAGGAGACAACACTCAGCCTCCCTGATCACGAGGCTGGGTCCCAGGAACTGGTACAGGCTGCCCAACATGTGGAGATGACGGACAGAGAACAGCAGACTGTCATAATACACCAAGAG CAGCAGCAGTCAGCACCCAGCAGCCAAGCTGTGGTTGAGGACCAGGAGTCTGATGTTGTCACAGAGAGAACCGACCTTCCCAAGTATGGCTGTCAGCGATGTGAACAAATATTTACCACCGAGAATGACCTGGCTCATCATCTCATGCTGCACCTGTCTCAAACAGAAGA aaagCGGAAAAGAGGAAGAAACTTCAAAAATGGTTCTTTTGATGAGGATGATAAAGACCCTGAAGACCAATTAGAGGTAAAAGAAGAGGTGAATGAAGAGGACTGGGCAGCCATTGAGGAGGATGATCCCAGTGATCCAGATTTTAAGGGGGAGGAAAACGCCGCATTTACGGTTTATGAAGTGTACAAAGGTCGACCTAGAAGAAGCATTAGAAGCAAACGCAAGATAGACAAAGATTTCCTTTATCTCTCCAATGccaaaaaaacaagaaaaacggCCGCAGAAAAGAGAGATGAGAACTCCTCAGAAGAGACAACACCCTCAGAGTCGGAAGAAAGGAGGGTACAGAATGGAAAATCTGGGGATGGAAATGTGTCAAATTCTAACATTGATAGTCAGGGGCAAGAGGTTAAAGTGAAGAGAGGGAGAGGCAGACCTCGGAAGAAACCGATTGCTGTTAAAAGCACTAATCATATAGGTAGTACATCTTGCGCTAATGTACAAACTAACTCTATGCAAGGTGAAAAACAAACAGAGAATGCTGAGGATTTTGACAATGAAAATGTGTCAAAAACTGAAAGGAAAATGAAGGATGACCAGAGCAGTGACAATCACAATGATTTTGCTACTGATAATCAGTCATTACTATTAACAGAGCAACACAGAAATGATGTACAAGAGCAACATGGAAATGATGTACAAGAGCAACATGGAAATGATGTACAAGCTCAAGGAGACACTGATGATGGAACGCATCAAATTAACAATGAGGAAAATGCAGAGCTCTTGAATGAGCAACAAAAGCAGACTACTAATGTAGATTTAGATGCATCTTTGCAGGAAGGTAATGATGATTCTGTAGCAATTTCAAATGCAGAAACAACCCAAAATACAGAATTGGGTGAAACTGCTGCAGAAATGATATACCCAGAGAAAGAGGTGGCAGATATATCTGCTGTTGTAAATGAATCTATAACTGAGGGGGAAGAAGGTGTGTTGGAATCCAATGAACAAATTTCTCAAGGGTCTACTGACCAGCCCCTGATAGAAATGGACATTGCAGAGGAAGAGGAGACACAGACTCCACTTACAGAAATTGACAATCAGGCCATTATGAGTGAaatgaaaagaataaaaaatctgGAAAAACTGAGAACCAAATACAAAAATCTGTGCAAGTACTGTGGGAAGCACTTTAAGAATATACATCATCTGAAATTACATCTTCCAATGCACACTGGAAAGTTTTCTTGTCGATATTGTGGTTTTAACTTTGCCCGGAAGGAGAGTATGTTGAAACATGACTGCAAGATAAAGAAAGTCATTAACTTAGTGGAGAAAGATGGTAGCGAGGTTTTTCAGTGTATTCTATGTGACAAAGAAATGGAGAATGTAAAGGAAGCAAAAGACCATTTTATGTTTCACAAGAAGGAGGTAAGATGTCTCGACTGTAACCAGATGTTTGGACGTCAACAGCTGCTAAGGGATCACATTTGTCCCAAAGCTCCACAAAAGCTTATCAAATGTGACATCTGTAAGCATCCTTTCCCTTCAGAAAAATCTCTGCTTCGACACTTAGCCATGCACACTGATATCTTTAAATGCCCAAACTGTTTGAAAACATTTGCCAGAAAAGACTCTCAGTTAAAACACATCCTGGTATGCTGTCCAGAGAAAGCAGAGGAATATAAAGTATACGCTTGTAGCAAGTGTCGGAAGGGTTTTGCCACCAAGCTAGGTCTGGATAAGCACGAGAATTTGTGTGAACAGGAATTTTGTGAAAACTGTAACAAGGTATTTGATTCAATTGAAATGCTGAAGAAGCACCAAGAGACCTGTAATCAAACTAAAATTTATGTTAAGAAAGACAAGGTCTTGTTTCCTTGTagcatatgtaaaaaatcattCAGGAATCTTAGCTACTTGAATCGGCATAAAGAACTGCACAATGACCAGCTTGAGTGTTCTATTTGCAAGAAGGTGTTCAAAGCAGAAAACGATTTGGACGACCACTTTAAATTCTGCTCAGCTAGCAAAACTATCAGCCAAAAAGGATTTGCACCTTGTGACATGTGTGATCAAGTTTTCTATTCTGTTAAGGAATACAAGGAACATTATTTTACTCATACCCACCCCTACTACTGCAAGAAATGCGGTAAGCGGTTTGTAAAGGTGGGGACCTTGCACACCCATCAATGTTTACAAGACACGTCATTGGTGGAGTGCCACCATTGCCAACAGCAGTTTCCCGGACAGGTAGCACTGAAGACTCACATTAGAAAGGAGCACAGGAAAAGTATTCAGTGCAAGATCTGTCAGAAGAACTACATCACTAGCAAGGAGTTTGAAACGCACATGTGCGTGGATGAATTCGGGAACCCCACAGAGTTTGTTGCAGACAAGGACTTCTCTCTACCTGGAGAAAAACCGGTCTGTCATATGTGTGGAAAAGAATTCACAACTACGAGTAATCTGAATAAACACATGAAAATACATGGCGAGAAAAATGTAGAATGTAAATACTGTGGGAAAATGTTTCATCATGAGGAATATTTGAAAGTTCATATTGATGGGGTTCATGAGAAAAAACACAAATTTCAGTGTGAAGAATGTGGAAAATTCCTCACATCTAAACCAGGGCTAACCTCTCATATGAAGCAATTCCACTCAGATGAGAAAATTGTGTACCCTTGCTCAGAATGTGGCAAAGTCTTTAGTCAGAAGGGTAACAGGAAAATGCACATGTATTCTCACATGAAGGAGAAACTGTTCAAATGTGAAGTGTGtgaaaaaacattcaaatatccGGAGCAGCTCAAGAAACACAAATTCATACATATGGCAGGGGAGAAACTGAAGTGTGATTCATGTGACAAATTATTTCCAAAACAAGTTGATCTTGAAAAGCACATGCAGACAGCACACAATGGTCTTATGTATGTGTGCAATTTGTGCAATGCTCGTTGTGCACACAAGCACACCTTGCTGAGACATTACAAGCGCAAACACCCGCAGTATGTAGAACAAACCAAACAGGACAGCTTTGTGAATTCACTGGCACAGAAAGTAGATATGGGAGAAGATGCATCCATGGTAACCTACACCTATGTCAATGAATCAATGGGAATCCCCATGGAAACTGTCACCATAGAAGAGAACGCTCTACCTCAAATGGCCGCCCAGGCCCTGAAGACGTTGTCAGGATTGACCTCAGATCAACAGATTCTTACCACCACCAACCTGCAGGGGTTTTCATCGGCGGACATCATCAATGTGCCCTCCATTGATGGGAATTTCCAGATTCAGAATCTGGTCCAGGATCCAAACAGTTCTGACGACCAGCAGACTGTTGTCATTCTTCAGATCGTGAACCAGGAAAATGAGCAGGGGATGGTTTCTGAAGAGGTTGAGGTCATTGGTAATGTTGTTGACCTTCCAGAAGTCAAGGACGCCGAGCATGGACAATATGTTGCGCTTACATAG
- the LOC117686526 gene encoding coadhesin — MIWFIAVAVPCLLFGSLHAHDPSCRTVEDCYRQNFHCHSGHIIVCSGDGRKRHEPRCTCKDLHLSSSTHETATATQSAIPSTHAVATSTHAATTLPHAAMTTTQEPSVNGGWSFWTEWSSCSASCDQGTQTRNRTCSNPAPKNDGLSCAGENSQIQICSLFPCAVDGYMSEWGSWGGCSATCGGGYQMRTRTCHDPIYGGKPCQGDTVEVNPSCNNQSCPDTSSSSTRPTMAPSTTPAAPAQNMPVDGYMGEWGSWSACSATCGGGYQIRTRTCHDPLFGGKNCTGEVVDLNPSCNTQSCPSQITGMACPSCDDQLNCTWNQTCIVGSICMIRSYDGYPFTTHCIDATDCEIMKNSLPHCEVYCCTDKACLSKYLGV, encoded by the exons ATGATTTGGTTTATTGCTGTCGCCGTTCCTTGTTTATTATTTG GCTCGTTACACGCACACGATCCATCATGCCGTACAGTAGAAGACTGCTACAG ACAAAATTTCCATTGCCATAGTGGGCATATTATCGTCTGCAGCGGAGATGGCCGCAAACGACACGAACCTAGATGTACTTGTAAAG ATCTTCATTTGTCCTCATCAACTCATGAAACCGCAACAGCAACTCAGTCTGCCATTCCATCAACTCACGCTGTCGCCACGTCAACTCACGCTGCTACAACGCTACCTCACGCTGCAATGACGACAACTCAAGAACCAAGTG TAAATGGTGGATGGTCATTCTGGACAGAATGGTCATCTTGCAGTGCATCATGTGACCAAGGAACTCAGACAAGAAATCGCACCTGCTCAAATCCAGCGCCCAAAAATGATGGATTGTCTTGTGCTGGCGAAAATTCTCAGATTCAGATTTGTTCCTTGTTTCCTTGTGCAG TCGACGGTTACATGAGTGAGTGGGGTAGTTGGGGTGGCTGTAGCGCCACCTGTGGGGGTGGATACCAGATGAGGACAAGGACTTGTCATGACCCGATCTATGGCGGGAAACCGTGCCAGGGAGACACCGTGGAGGTCAATCCTTCCTGTAACAACCAGTCATGTCCAG ATACAAGTTCATCCTCGACTCGGCCAACAATGGCACCATCAACAACTCCTGCGGCTCCAGCCCAAAACATGCCAG TGGATGGCTATATGGGCGAGTGGGGGAGCTGGAGTGCTTGTAGCGCCACCTGTGGGGGTGGCTACCAGATTAGGACGAGGACCTGTCACGACCCCCTTTTTGGCGGGAAAAATTGCACGGGAGAGGTGGTTGACCTCAATCCATCGTGTAATACTCAGTCATGTCCAAGCCAAA TTACCGGAATGGCTTGCCCATCTTGTGATGACCAACTGAACTGTACTTGGAACCAGACCTGTATTGTTGGGAGTATATGTATGATCCGCTCCTATGATGGTTATCCCTTTACAACGCACTGCATCGAC GCCACAGACTGTGAGATTATGAAGAATTCGCTGCCCCATTGTGAAGTATATTGTTGTACCGACAAGGCATGTTTGTCAAAATATCTGGGGGTATAG